In Terriglobales bacterium, the following are encoded in one genomic region:
- a CDS encoding type II toxin-antitoxin system VapC family toxin, producing MIILDTNVLSALMRQEPDMKVVAWLDRQPRTSIWTTSLTVLEVRFGLEIMATGKRRSLLMHAFESLLDKMGQRIASFDAAAARQAADLMASRQRKGRPGELRDTIIAGIALAHQASLATRNVSHFEDLSVSVVNPWDA from the coding sequence ATGATCATTCTCGACACGAATGTGCTCTCCGCGCTAATGCGGCAAGAGCCCGATATGAAAGTTGTGGCATGGCTCGACAGGCAGCCCCGAACATCCATCTGGACAACGTCGCTGACAGTTCTCGAAGTGCGATTCGGGTTGGAGATCATGGCAACCGGAAAGCGGAGATCTCTGTTGATGCATGCCTTCGAAAGCCTGTTGGACAAGATGGGACAGCGGATTGCGTCCTTCGACGCTGCCGCCGCCAGGCAGGCAGCCGACTTGATGGCATCTCGCCAGCGCAAAGGCCGACCAGGAGAACTGCGAGATACGATCATCGCGGGAATCGCGCTGGCGCATCAGGCTTCGCTCGCAACCCGTAACGTGAGTCATTTTGAAGATCTATCGGTTTCGGTGGTGAATCCGTGGGACGCGTAA